Proteins found in one Candidatus Microthrix parvicella Bio17-1 genomic segment:
- a CDS encoding YajQ family cyclic di-GMP-binding protein: MPSFDISSEVDHQEVTNAMDQAAREVSTRFDFRDTNSAAELGDGTITIRSMSEDRLRAVRQVVEEKLVRRKVSLKALDWGNIEPASGGTVRQVATLVAGISSDKARDVNKFVKGLGLKGVQTQTQGEQVRVMAKKRDQLQTVIAELKGHDFGIPIDTGNFRD, encoded by the coding sequence ATGCCCAGCTTCGACATCTCGTCCGAGGTCGACCACCAGGAGGTCACCAACGCCATGGACCAGGCCGCCCGCGAGGTATCCACGCGGTTCGACTTCCGAGACACCAACTCGGCGGCCGAGTTGGGCGACGGCACCATCACCATCCGCTCGATGTCGGAGGATCGGCTGCGAGCGGTACGCCAGGTGGTGGAGGAGAAGCTGGTGCGCCGCAAGGTTTCGCTGAAAGCGCTGGACTGGGGAAACATCGAACCCGCCTCTGGCGGAACGGTCCGACAGGTTGCGACCCTGGTGGCGGGCATCAGCTCGGACAAGGCCCGAGATGTCAACAAGTTCGTCAAGGGCCTTGGCCTCAAGGGCGTGCAAACCCAGACCCAGGGTGAGCAGGTGAGGGTGATGGCCAAGAAGCGCGATCAGTTGCAGACGGTGATCGCCGAGCTGAAGGGCCACGACTTCGGCATCCCCATCGACACCGGCAACTTTCGGGATTGA